The proteins below come from a single Sander vitreus isolate 19-12246 chromosome 15, sanVit1, whole genome shotgun sequence genomic window:
- the lrrc4ba gene encoding leucine-rich repeat-containing protein 4B isoform X1, whose amino-acid sequence MRIATLTCLPGPSPFLFLLAQLLLRLLLPGPELVGAASSCPSLCTCSNQASRVICTRQNLEEVPESISVNTRYLNLQENSIQVIKSDTFKHLRHLEILQLSKNQIRQIEVGAFNGLPNLNTLELFDNRLTLVPSHAFEYLSKLRELWLRNNPIETLPGYAFHRVPSLRRLDLGELKKLDFISDAAFVGLINLRYLNLGMCGLKDIPKLTALVRLEELELSGNRLEIIRPGSFQGLVSLRKLWLMHSQVSVIERNAFDDLKSLEELNLSHNSLHSLPHDLFTPLHQLERVHLNHNPWICNCDVLWLSWWLKETVPSNTTCCARCHAPPVLKGKYIGELDQSHFTCFAPVIVEPPTDLNVTEGMAAELKCRTSTSTTSVNWITPNGTLMTHGSYRVRISVLHDGTLNFTNVTLRDTGQYTCMVTNAAGNTTATAVLNVTAADSSVNYTYFTTVTVETVETPGDKESALVAINETFIRLYPGPTPSGHLWPEGVPTTASSLSAGWSSSSPRATRPTFTVPITEPGFSGLDDVMKTTKIIIGCFVAITFMAAVMLVVFYKLRKQHQLHKHHGPARAIEIINVEDELGAGASGRGSGISGGSTVTQSGGSGIGAGQSLRLHHPEIVNLPNLARSEHLNHYYKTHHFNNNMMGLGMGTGVGLNNNNNPSSCSQSQNTSIACSQVTTSGGMPTGGTLPSPVPLPQLGLHSSLKGLMGKSQNEPLLFKSGSKENVQETQI is encoded by the exons ATGCGCATCGCCACGCTGACCTGCCTTCCCGGCCCttcccccttcctctttctattGGCCCAGCTGCTACTGCGGCTCCTCCTCCCTGGGCCGGAGTTGGTGGGAGCCGCTTCTTCCTGCCCCTCCCTCTGCACCTGCTCCAACCAGGCCAGCCGAGTCATCTGCACCAGGCAGAACCTGGAGGAGGTTCCCGAAAGCATATCAGTCAACACACGATACCTCAACCTGCAGGAGAACTCCATACAG GTTATCAAGTCCGACACTTTCAAGCACTTGAGACACCTTGAGATCCTCCAGCTCTCCAAGAATCAGATCCGTCAGATTGAAGTCGGAGCATTCAATGGCCTCCCCAACCTCAACACATTGGAGCTCTTCGACAACCGCCTCACACTGGTGCCATCACATGCCTTTGAGTACCTCAGCAAGCTACGGGAGCTGTGGCTGCGCAACAACCCCATTGAGACTCTGCCAGGCTATGCCTTCCACCGTGTGCCCTCGCTACGTCGCCTGGACCTGGGTGAGCTCAAGAAGTTGGATTTCATCTCTGACGCAGCCTTTGTGGGCCTCATCAATCTACGCTACTTGAACCTGGGCATGTGTGGGCTGAAGGACATTCCCAAACTGACAGCGCTTGTGCGTTTGGAGGAGCTGGAGCTGTCAGGAAACCGACTGGAGATCATCCGACCTGGGTCCTTCCAGGGCCTGGTGTCCCTACGCAAGCTGTGGCTAATGCACTCACAGGTGTCCGTCATTGAGCGCAACGCCTTCGATGACCTGAAAAGCCTGGAAGAGCTCAACCTGTCCCATAACTCCCTGCACTCCTTGCCCCATGACCTCTTCACGCCTCTTCACCAGCTGGAGAGGGTACACCTCAACCACAACCCCTGGATCTGCAACTGTGATGTGCTTTGGCTAAGTTGGTGGTTGAAAGAGACGGTGCCCAGCAACACCACCTGCTGTGCCCGCTGCCACGCTCCCCCAGTCTTAAAGGGCAAGTACATTGGAGAGCTTGACCAGAGTCACTTCACCTGCTTCGCGCCGGTCATTGTGGAACCACCTACAGACCTCAATGTCACCGAGGGTATGGCTGCTGAGCTCAAGTGTCGCACAAGCACCTCCACAACATCTGTCAACTGGATCACCCCGAATGGCACACTAATGACGCATGGCTCCTACCGGGTGCGGATATCCGTCCTGCATGATGGCACACTCAACTTCACGAATGTCACCCTGCGTGATACGGGCCAGTACACCTGCATGGTTACCAATGCTGCTGGCAATACCACAGCAACTGCTGTCCTCAATGTCACCGCTGCTGATTCCAGTGTCAACTACACCTACTTTACAACAGTCACAGTGGAAACAGTCGAGACCCCGGGAGATAAAGAGTCTGCATTGGTAGCCATCAATGAGACATTCATACGTCTTTACCCTGGCCCCACTCCCTCGGGCCACCTGTGGCCAGAAGGTGTTCCTACCACTGCCTCCTCTCTGTCAGCAGGCtggtcctcctcctctcctcggGCCACCCGACCCACGTTCACTGTGCCCATCACTGAGCCAGGCTTCTCAGGCTTGGATGATGTGATGAAGACCACCAAGATCATCATTGGCTGCTTCGTAGCCATTACCTTCATGGCAGCGGTGATGCTTGTGGTGTTCTACAAGCTGAGGAAACAGCACCAGCTGCATAAACACCATGGCCCTGCTCGTGCTATTGAGATCATAAATGTGGAGGATGAGCTGGGGGCTGGGGCCAGTGGTCGGGGCAGTGGCATCTCAGGAGGCTCCACAGTGACGCAGAGTGGAGGCAGTGGAATAGGAGCTGGCCAGAGTCTCAGGCTGCACCACCCAGAGATAGTCAACCTGCCAAACCTGGCCCGATCAGAGCACCTCAACCACTACTACAAAACCCATCACTTCAACAACAACATGATGGGCCTGGGCATGGGCACTGGTGTGggcctcaacaacaacaacaacccctCGTCTTGCTCTCAGTCTCAGAACACATCTATAGCCTGTTCCCAGGTGACAACCAGTGGAGGAATGCCCACAGGTGGCACCCTGCCCTCCCCTGTGCCCCTGCCCCAGTTGGGTCTCCACAGTTCTCTGAAAGGCCTTATGGGGAAAAGCCAGAATGAGCCCCTGCTTTTTAAGAGTGGCTCCAAGGAAAATGTGCAAGAGACTCAAATTTGA
- the lrrc4ba gene encoding leucine-rich repeat-containing protein 4B isoform X2: protein MRIATLTCLPGPSPFLFLLAQLLLRLLLPGPELVGAASSCPSLCTCSNQASRVICTRQNLEEVPESISVNTRYLNLQENSIQVIKSDTFKHLRHLEILQLSKNQIRQIEVGAFNGLPNLNTLELFDNRLTLVPSHAFEYLSKLRELWLRNNPIETLPGYAFHRVPSLRRLDLGELKKLDFISDAAFVGLINLRYLNLGMCGLKDIPKLTALVRLEELELSGNRLEIIRPGSFQGLVSLRKLWLMHSQVSVIERNAFDDLKSLEELNLSHNSLHSLPHDLFTPLHQLERVHLNHNPWICNCDVLWLSWWLKETVPSNTTCCARCHAPPVLKGKYIGELDQSHFTCFAPVIVEPPTDLNVTEGMAAELKCRTSTSTTSVNWITPNGTLMTHGSYRVRISVLHDGTLNFTNVTLRDTGQYTCMVTNAAGNTTATAVLNVTAADSSVNYTYFTTVTVETVETPGDKESALVAINETFIRLYPGPTPSGHLWPEGVPTTASSLSAGWSSSSPRATRPTFTVPITEPGFSGLDDVMKTTKIIIGCFVAITFMAAVMLVVFYKLRKQHQLHKHHGPARAIEIINVEDELGAGASGRGSGISGGSTVTQSGGSGIGAGQSLRLHHPEIVNLPNLARSEHLNHYYKTHHFNNNMMGLGMGTGVGLNNNNNPSSCSQSQNTSIACSQVTTSLMGKSQNEPLLFKSGSKENVQETQI, encoded by the exons ATGCGCATCGCCACGCTGACCTGCCTTCCCGGCCCttcccccttcctctttctattGGCCCAGCTGCTACTGCGGCTCCTCCTCCCTGGGCCGGAGTTGGTGGGAGCCGCTTCTTCCTGCCCCTCCCTCTGCACCTGCTCCAACCAGGCCAGCCGAGTCATCTGCACCAGGCAGAACCTGGAGGAGGTTCCCGAAAGCATATCAGTCAACACACGATACCTCAACCTGCAGGAGAACTCCATACAG GTTATCAAGTCCGACACTTTCAAGCACTTGAGACACCTTGAGATCCTCCAGCTCTCCAAGAATCAGATCCGTCAGATTGAAGTCGGAGCATTCAATGGCCTCCCCAACCTCAACACATTGGAGCTCTTCGACAACCGCCTCACACTGGTGCCATCACATGCCTTTGAGTACCTCAGCAAGCTACGGGAGCTGTGGCTGCGCAACAACCCCATTGAGACTCTGCCAGGCTATGCCTTCCACCGTGTGCCCTCGCTACGTCGCCTGGACCTGGGTGAGCTCAAGAAGTTGGATTTCATCTCTGACGCAGCCTTTGTGGGCCTCATCAATCTACGCTACTTGAACCTGGGCATGTGTGGGCTGAAGGACATTCCCAAACTGACAGCGCTTGTGCGTTTGGAGGAGCTGGAGCTGTCAGGAAACCGACTGGAGATCATCCGACCTGGGTCCTTCCAGGGCCTGGTGTCCCTACGCAAGCTGTGGCTAATGCACTCACAGGTGTCCGTCATTGAGCGCAACGCCTTCGATGACCTGAAAAGCCTGGAAGAGCTCAACCTGTCCCATAACTCCCTGCACTCCTTGCCCCATGACCTCTTCACGCCTCTTCACCAGCTGGAGAGGGTACACCTCAACCACAACCCCTGGATCTGCAACTGTGATGTGCTTTGGCTAAGTTGGTGGTTGAAAGAGACGGTGCCCAGCAACACCACCTGCTGTGCCCGCTGCCACGCTCCCCCAGTCTTAAAGGGCAAGTACATTGGAGAGCTTGACCAGAGTCACTTCACCTGCTTCGCGCCGGTCATTGTGGAACCACCTACAGACCTCAATGTCACCGAGGGTATGGCTGCTGAGCTCAAGTGTCGCACAAGCACCTCCACAACATCTGTCAACTGGATCACCCCGAATGGCACACTAATGACGCATGGCTCCTACCGGGTGCGGATATCCGTCCTGCATGATGGCACACTCAACTTCACGAATGTCACCCTGCGTGATACGGGCCAGTACACCTGCATGGTTACCAATGCTGCTGGCAATACCACAGCAACTGCTGTCCTCAATGTCACCGCTGCTGATTCCAGTGTCAACTACACCTACTTTACAACAGTCACAGTGGAAACAGTCGAGACCCCGGGAGATAAAGAGTCTGCATTGGTAGCCATCAATGAGACATTCATACGTCTTTACCCTGGCCCCACTCCCTCGGGCCACCTGTGGCCAGAAGGTGTTCCTACCACTGCCTCCTCTCTGTCAGCAGGCtggtcctcctcctctcctcggGCCACCCGACCCACGTTCACTGTGCCCATCACTGAGCCAGGCTTCTCAGGCTTGGATGATGTGATGAAGACCACCAAGATCATCATTGGCTGCTTCGTAGCCATTACCTTCATGGCAGCGGTGATGCTTGTGGTGTTCTACAAGCTGAGGAAACAGCACCAGCTGCATAAACACCATGGCCCTGCTCGTGCTATTGAGATCATAAATGTGGAGGATGAGCTGGGGGCTGGGGCCAGTGGTCGGGGCAGTGGCATCTCAGGAGGCTCCACAGTGACGCAGAGTGGAGGCAGTGGAATAGGAGCTGGCCAGAGTCTCAGGCTGCACCACCCAGAGATAGTCAACCTGCCAAACCTGGCCCGATCAGAGCACCTCAACCACTACTACAAAACCCATCACTTCAACAACAACATGATGGGCCTGGGCATGGGCACTGGTGTGggcctcaacaacaacaacaacccctCGTCTTGCTCTCAGTCTCAGAACACATCTATAGCCTGTTCCCAGGTGACAACCA GCCTTATGGGGAAAAGCCAGAATGAGCCCCTGCTTTTTAAGAGTGGCTCCAAGGAAAATGTGCAAGAGACTCAAATTTGA